NNNNNNNNNNNNNNNNNNNNNNNNNNNNNNNNNNNNNNNNNNNNNNNNNNNNNNNNNNNNNNNNNNNNNNNNNNNNNNNNNNNNNNNNNNNNNNNNNNNNNNNNNNNNNNNNNNNNNNNNNNNNNNNNNNNNNNNNNNNNNNNNNNNNNNNNNNNNNNNNNNNNNNNNNNNNNNNNNNNNNNNNNNNNNNNNNNNNNNNNNNNNNNNNNNNNNNNNNNNNNNNNNNNNNNNNNNNNNNNNNNNNNNNNNNNNNNNNNNNNNNNNNNNNNNNNNNNNNNNNNNNNNNNNNNNNNNNNNNNNNNNNNNNNNNNNNNNNNNNNNNNNNNNNNNNNNNNNNNNNNNNNNNNNNNNNNNNNNNNNNNNNNNNNNNNNNNNNNNNNNNNNNNNNNNNNNNNNNNNNNNNNNNNNNNNNNNNNNNNNNNNNNNNNNNNNNNNNNNNNNNNNNNNNNNNNNNNNNNNNNNNNNNNNNNNNNNNNNNNNNNNNNNNNNNNNNNNNNNNNNNNNNNNNNNNNNNNNNNNNNNNNNNNNNNNNNNNNNNNNNNNNNNNNNNNNNNNNNNNNNNNNNNNNNNNNNNNNNNNNNNNNNNNNNNNNNNNNNNNNNNNNNNNNNNNNNNNNNNNNNNNNNNNNNNNNNNNNNNNNNNNNNNNNNNNNNNNNNNNNNNNNNNNNNNNNNNNNNNNNNNNNNNNNNNNNNNNNNNNNNNNNNNNNNNNNNNNNNNNNNNNNNNNNNNNNNNNNNNNNNNNNNNNNNNNNNNNNNNNNNNNNNNNNNNNNNNNNNNNNNNNNNNNNNNNNNNNNNNNNNNNNNNNNNNNNNNNNNNNNNNNNNNNNNNNNNNNNNNNNNNNNNNNNNNNNNNNNNNNNNNNNNNNNNNNNNNNNNNNNNNNNNNNNNNNNNNNNNNNNNNNNNNNNNNNNNNNNNNNNNNNNNNNNNNNNNNNNNNNNNNNNNNNNNNNNNNNNNNNNNNNNNNNNNNNNNNNNNNNNNNNNNNNNNNNNNNNNNNNNNNNNNNNNNNNNNNNNNNNNNNNNNNNNNNNNNNNNNNNNNNNNNNNNNNNNNNNNNNNNNNNNNNNNNNNNNNNNNNNNNNNNNNNNNNNNNNNNNNNNNNNNNNNNNNNNNNNNNNNNNNNNNNNNNNNNNNNNNNNNNNNNNNNNNNNNNNNNNNNNNNNNNNNNNNNNNNNNNNNNNNNNNNNNNNNNNNNNNNNNNNNNNNNNNNNNNNNNNNNNNNNNNNNNNNNNNNNNNNNNNNNNNNNNNNNNNNNNNNNNNNNNNNNNNNNNNNNNNNNNNNNNNNNNNNNNNNNNNNNNNNNNNNNNNNNNNNNNNNNNNNNNNNNNNNNNNNNNNNNNNNNNNNNNNNNNNNNNNNNNNNNNNNNNNNNNNNNNNNNNNNNNNNNNNNNNNNNNNNNNNNNNNNNNNNNNNNNNNNNNNNNNNNNNNNNNNNNNNNNNNNNNNNNNNNNNNNNNNNNNNNNNNNNNNNNNNNNNNNNNNNNNNNNNNNNNNNNNNNNNNNNNNNNNNNNNNNNNNNNNNNNNNNNNNNNNNNNNNNNNNNNNNNNNNNNNNNNNNNNNNNNNNNNNNNNNNNNNNNNNNNNNNNNNNNNNNNNNNNNNNNNNNNNNNNNNNNNNNNNNNNNNNNNNNNNNNNNNNNNNNNNNNNNNNNNNNNNNNNNNNNNNNNNNNNNNNNNNNNNNNNNNNNNNNNNNNNNNNNNNNNNNNNNNNNNNNNNNNNNNNNNNNNNNNNNNNNNNNNNNNNNNNNNNNNNNNNNNNNNNNNNNNNNNNNNNNNNNNNNNNNNNNNNNNNNNNNNNNNtatatatatatatatatatatatatatatatatgtgtgtgtgtgtgtgtgtgtttgtgtgtatatgcatgaatataaacatgcatacatatacacagacgcccacacatatattcacgtgcacgcacacatatctttatatatatatattcatatataaatgcgcgcgcacgcacacatacacacatatatatatgatgtttacgTCATTGGAAATTAAAACTCCGAGAGAACGTAAAATAATTCTTCTGAGTCCGTAGAACTTGGATTGGAGAAAGTCATAAAGAACTGCGAGTAAATTTTGGGGCGAAAAATCTTTTGACATAAAAAAGCGGAAGGTTGCAAGTGGGAAGTGAACccatattttctgttatagtGAAATATTTTCTACCACGAGCAGTTTTCGACTTTTTGTATGTCAATCGCTTTTATACTATAATATTCACAGGTTCGTCTGCATGTCTTTATCTACAAGTTCTCTAGTTACAAAagaattatatcatatatatatatatatctatatatgtgtgtgcgtgtgtgtgtgtctaatatatatatatatgttcgtatatttacttttgtttctgtgtgtgtggcgTGTCTTTGTGCattagtgtatctgtgtgtccagtgtatgcatgtattcatgtattcagGAAGAAAGACTTAATAATGATAGAATCCATAGTTGTGGTTCAGGAATTGAAGGAATCAGTTCTCAATGACTTCCTCTGCATGACTATAGTCGCCATACTGAGCTCAAGAACTGCTTAAACAGCTATGAGTATGAGGGCACGTATTTGGACAAATAACAAATTCAAAACATTTGCAAACcaataattttacaaaataatgagctttacacatgcatatatatatatatatatatatatatatatatataNNNNNNNNNNNNNNNNNNNNNNNNNNNNNNNNNNNNNNNNNNNNNNNNNNNNNNNNNNNNNNNNNNNNNNNNNNNNNNNNNNNNNNNNNNNNNNNNNNNNNNNNNNNNNNNNNNNNNNNNNNNNNNNNNNNNNNNNNNNNNNNNNNNNNNNNNNNNNNNNNNNNNNNNNNNNNNNNNNNNNNNNNNNNNNNNNNNNNNNNNNNNNNNNNNNNNNNNNNNNNNNNNNNNNNNNNNNNNNNNNNNNNNNNNNNNNNNNNNNNNNNNNNNNNNNNNNNNNNNNNNNNNNNNNNNNNNNNNNNNNNNNNNNNNNNNNNNNNNNNNNNNNNNNNNNNNNNNNNNNNNNNNNNNNNNNNNgagagagagagagagagagagagagagagagagagtgactgtctctgtgtgtgtctgtctacgtgtctgtttctgtgtgagtgtgggtCTGTGTATTTGTGAGAAAATACGtaaaaggagaaatgaaaacaaaatgtacaGAAGCAAATTTTATGATAGTGGAATATAGAATATAGTCGACCCGGCGAATCTTGAAATATCAGCCAgaacaatatttcatttaatattctcATTGCCCTCCCTATTGATTCTCCATTTCGcgaattattttattcttattccaACGCTTCCTCCAAAAAAGTGAACTTTCATaaactctctctcttacacacatacacacacacatatacatgcatagatatatatgtgtgcgtttctatatatacgtgtatacatttaactcacagacgtacacatacacatatacacacacgcgagtacgcacacacacacatacacaagtatataaatgtgtgtgtgtatgtatactcaaaGCCAATTGACACAATCTGGAATTTAATAAATGACGGTTAGcatgaataatgaaaataaacttttCTCTTGTTATAAAAGGAGTAATGAGGTTTTCATCAGTAGCAAATTTTTTAGACGGAAGACAAACATCACTTACAAAGTGAGACGATATTAACGTATCTTTGAAAATGTCTAAAGATCGAGTGGGGTgtatttttgttaataaatttataattttccgGACTACTCAACTCATATTCGTAGTGTATATTTACAATGTGCGTCAGTGTCCAActaaatagaaaatgttttttatctgtaatttaggaaaaaaaaaaattcctaggTATAAATAGACAACTCCAACATAATTTGAATTGAAGTGAGGGAGATTAACatatcataattataaacatacacgATGAGGGTAACAGaccagaaaattatatatttatttcaaaatatctgttTAAATTTCCATTTTCATCAGGAATCTGTCTGCGTGAACATCCGTTTCCGCTACAgcaatgtgaatatatgtatatgaaagtatgtatgtaagaatgtgtgtatgtatgcaagtatatacatatatatataNNNNNNNNNNNNNNNNNNNNNNNNNNNNNNNNNNNNNNNNNNNNNNNNNNNNNNNNNNNNNNNNNNNNNNNNNNNNNNNNNNNNNNNNNNNNNNNNNNNNtatatatgtgtgtgtgtgtgtgtgtgtgtgtatttatgattatatatatagatatttcccGTTGTGGCGATTAAATAATACAACAGcaggaacaagaaagaaaataaagttttgGAAAAATGAAAACCTGGATAATGGCTGAAATTCAGACAAATGTTTCGGTACGGAATGACAAATTCTTCAAACGAGAATAGTTTACCAATGAACACTTTGTAAATTAACACAGATGAAAGTCATTTGGTACATACATGTTACAAATAcagcaatttcttttttctgaatgaaaattataattatattagtctttcatttttttggggggtttttgtTACCTTCAACTAGGAATACAATAACTGAATATATAATGAAAGGcgatcgatatacatacatacgtacatacatacatacatacatatatatttatatatatatatgtataNNNNNNNNNNNNNNNNNNNNNNNNNNNNNNNNNNNNNNNNNNNNNNNNNNNNNNNNNNNNNNNNNNNNNNNNNNNNNNNNNNNNNNNNNNNNNNNNNNNNNNNNNNNNNNNNNNNNNNNNNNNNNNNNNNNNNNNNNNNNNNNNNNNNNNNNNNNNNNNNNNNNNNNNNNNNNNNNNNNNNNNNNNNNNNNNNNNNNNNNNNNNNNNNNNNNNNNNNNNNNNNNNNNNNNNNNNNNNNNNNNNNNNNNNNNNNNNNNNNNNNNNNNNNNNNNNNNNNNNNNNNNNNNNNNNNNNNNNNNNNNNNNNNNNNNNNNNNNNNNNNNNNNNNNNNNNNNNNNNNNNNNNNNNNNNNNNNNNNNNNNNNNNNNNNNNNNNNNNNNNNNNNNNNNNNNNNNNNNNNNNNNNNNNNNNNNNNNNNNNNNNNNNNNNNNNNNNNNNNNNNatatatatatatatatatatatatatatatatatatatatacaactatacattTTTGAATGTATATTTAGAGCGTTTTTCTCCTACGTAATTTGAATGTTATCTGGGGGGCCGTATTGCCCTTCCAATTGGAGCGCGACTTTTATTGTAGTCTTGACATGGTAAACTAACAATGCTACCACGCAATGATTCGCACATAAGTGCGTATAATGATGTCTTCTTTACAATtgtctttgtttgtatgtaaatacgcTTGTTTGCATGTAAATACGTGCGAATAATAGTTCATATCTTTACATGTGTGCAGCTTTTTCGGTATacagatgtatttatatttgtataaatttatttatatatgtacgttttgATCGTTCTTTTCGATAATTTGGATTCTTGTATCATAATTGTTAACTAATATATCGCCTGCATTTATTTCATATCAACAATATTAGGCCGTATATGTACATTGTTTAAAACTTATAGACAATATTTATTGGTAATTTGACGTGGTTTCATAAGTTACGTGTGATCAATGGAAAATGGGATCATGCTCATTCGAAATTCAACTTTCAAAAGTGGAGTTAAATCAATCGACTTGTGAGACCTGCATGAATCTAAATAGATAATTTTATCAAATGAGTGTttttggaagattttaatttgattttcaaAGTATATTTAACAGTTTTCAATCCCCTCCTGTTTTCTCGCCGtatcattgtttatttctttaaattttacatttcgGCTTTAAGATTCCATGAGGATTTCGGTGAGAGATATTGTTCCTTTAAAATTTATTGTCAGCAGAGTGATTCGTGATTTCTCTCTGATGAACTAAACCCATGGTAgtatgtacttgactcaataccTTTAAGACTCTGTGTGCGATTCAATCGTCCAAACGAACTGTAATCACAAACCATGAGTTTGATAAATGTTGCTTTAAAAGTTCTATTGAAAATAGTATATATGATTGGATTCAGAGTACTGGATATATAACCTAACCATACAAAAGCCACAAAAAGGAACTGGTCTACGTGGCACCATTTACAAAGTACAGTCATAACATTAGTGGTGAAAAAAGGAGCCCAGCTAACAACAAAAATGGTGAACACAACAGCTAACACTTTAGTAGCCTTCCGTTCTGTTTGTACAGCATTCTCTTTCGAGAGGTCTTTTCTTAATAACATCCTGTTTGCAGCTTTAGAGGTTATGTTATGTTTTGCAATTAGATAGCGGAATTTTGAAGGTCTTGGACTCGCTGGAGAGGAATTAGCACTAAAGCCACTTGTATCTCCCTGATTTTGTACTTCTGATGGTCCTTTGTCTACTTTAGGCGCAGCTGTACTCACATTTTTAGCTAGAAGCTTGCGGTTTTCGTTGCTATCCATTGCCCACTTTCTTGTAGAAGGCACCGTTTTGGTCGTGTTACTCGTTGTATTGGATTTGGGCGTTTGGAAACGTTTATCTACAATTGGATTTCTATTTAGTCGCCTGCTTCCTTGAACTCTTCTAATCATAGGGCAGCCTTCATCTTTTTTCTGACTGCACAACCGTGCCTGTTCATTTAGTAACTGCATCGTCAGTACATTGGTTACAACCATAATGACAAGCGGAATAAAGAATGCTATGATAGAACCGTATATTATAAAATAGTCATTGTTAACTAGACATCGTCtttctataattaaattatgTTCATCTACAATGCCGAGTACTGTAATTGGACTGCTCACAACTAACGACAGTGACCATACGATCAGTAGCTTTACCGCTACAGTACCCTTTGATTTGTTTCTCGTCTTCAGTGGGTAACGTATTCCAATATATCGATCAACTGATATCGTACAAAGATGCATAATTGATGCCGTACACATCATCACGTCAGAAGTCACGTAAAAATTGCACAATCCTAAACTGAGACTCCAGTaccctgaaaaaaagaaaaagaacaaaattaatcGATGCAGAGCGtgtggtggatatatatatatatatatatatatatatatatatatatatatatatatatattaatcagtgGTCTAGCGTATAAAAATTTAGCCCAAAGACTAATGAATTACTCATaagatacagtgtatatttacacacataagaggaatccactcaatGAGATTCCTTACGatagaaagaacagctaggttAAGGTGTACCTGTTGCAGAAGACAtcacctagcaaattatcttATTTTCTAAACTAGAGTCAGAAACCAATTGGTCCAGGAAAATAGATGGtaaaagtttgtattttttcatCTTGTTCCTTTCAGAATTTTATCCATAATTTTGTGATTATagaacctagctgttctttctagcgtaaggaatcccattGAGTGAatttctcttatgtgtttaaacatGCACtgtatcatatctatatatatatgaaaacattacacaaaataagaatataaagtgATTCATAAATGCCaatatactttaaaaaacaaGAATTTTGAATGTGTAGGGAAACCATTCATTAGGACAAAATtataagtttgaaaataaattccTCCAGGTTTTTTCATATGTTGCACATGTCGTTAGATAATCATATTTAATGCTCTTATTGCTCTGACTCAGTCATATGTCATAAAAACTGTTAAAACATACCGTTAACACAACGAAGGATGAGTTATggtttataatttaatataaattattacgTGACTCACCCCCAACTAATCAGAAATATTATTCCTCAAATTCCACAGTGTATAATActgtattctgtttttgttttaaatattttccagaaTATTGAGCAGTAAAATTAGAATATACACGTAAGTATCGTATTCGAATGACTAATTATATAGTTTGTTCCGATGTCAACACCAGATTTCTATACATACTCAGATATCACAATAAGCTTAACATCCCGAAATTAAAATAGATCTTAGTCCACTTCgtgtattatcaaatatatttggatTAACACCGaccacatttatttttataaatgctGTTATACACTCCCCAGCAGATTTTTGTGTGGCCATGTAGCTTTGTGGACTAAAAGCACAggtttatgaatgcatgtatgtatgtatgtatgtatgcatatatacatattaccttGCTATATGAAACCGATGTTTCAAGATATTGGTTTTGTGTCAAGTTAATATCTACCCTTTTgtcttccgctctctctctctctctctctctctctctctctctctatctctctctctctctctctctctctctctctctctctctctctctctctctctttctgtctctgtctctgactGATAAAGTGCAACAAACGAGTGAGTACTCCATTGAAATCTATGACCAAAGACGCCATTGTTCCAAAGTTGCAATATATAAGACTAATAATTCATGAATAAATATCCAACAGAATATGAAGACCATATACAAGTCATCGTGGTCAGCAACATCAAACGAACATTGTTCTGTTTATCAAATTAATCGAGTCTGCTTGAGTGTAGGGATATTGATTTGTGCATATTACAGAAAACTTCGACTAGAAACTGTTTTCCTGTTCATacctcacaaacacacgcgcgcgcgcgctcataTATCATTCTTTCATAATTTGGCAGTATGCCAACAATTTTAGGGAAatgggtcagtcgattacatcaacactagTGCTCAATTGATATTTATGCTATCGAACAGAAGGGATGAAAAAGTGTCTCATCTTCGGcataatttcaactcagaacctgaagagtCAGAATGAATGCTGCTTGACATTTCATCCGAAGAATCAACAATCTTGCTCgcttaatagtgatgatgatgatcatgatataataataataataataataataataataataataataataataataataatagtaataataatatgaaaagaaacataacaagtaactgtagaatttgTGAAGATGgccaagaaacaataaatcatattatctatggctgcccagtcctggctaagaaggaatatattcacagacacgacagaaccgggacctatatacactggaagctatgacaacactatggaataacaacagaaaaaagatggtataaacacacgccagaaaaggtcacagaaaactagaaagcaaccatactctgggatatgccaatacacacagatagaaacattaaggcaaatagaccagatatagttgtcaaagatcatgaagaaaaaaaatgctttctaattgatgtatcaataccagcagatgacaacgtctctctaaaagaaatggaaaaactttcaaaatgcaaagacctggaaatagaggtaactcgaatgtggaatctaaaaccagaaacaattcctattatNNNNNNNNNNNNNNNNNNNNNNNNNNNNNNNNNNNNNNNNNNNNNNNNNNNNNNNNNNNNNNNNNNNNNNNNNNNNNNNNNNNNNNNNNNNNNNNNNNNNNNNNNNNNNNNNNNNNNNNNNNNNNNNNNNNNNNNNNNNNNNNNNNNNNNNNNNNNNNNNNNNNNNNNNNNNNNNNNNNNNNNNNNNNNNNNNNNNNNNNNNNNNNNNNNNNNNNNNNNNNNNNNNNNNNNNNNNNNNNNNNNNNNNNNNNNNNNNNNNNNNNNNNNNNNNNNNNNNNNNNNNNNNNNNNNNNNNNNNNNNNNNNNNNNNNNNNNNNNNNNNNNNNNNNNNNNNNNNNNNNNNNNNNNNNNNNNNNNNNNNNNNNNNNNNNNNNNNNNNNNNNNNNNNNNNNNNNNNNNNNNNNNNNNNNNNNNNNNNNNNNNNNNNNNNNNNNNNNNNNNNNNNNNNNNNNNNNNNNNNNNNNNNNNNNNNNNNNNNNNNNNNNNNNNNNNNNNNNNNNNNNNNNNNNNNNNNNNNNNNNNNNNNNNNNNNNNNNNNNNNNNNNNNNNNNNNNNNNNNNNNNNNNNNNNNNNNNNNNNNNNNNNNNNNNNNNNNNNNNNNNNNNNNNNNNNNNNNNNNNNNNNNNNNNNNNNNNNNNNNNNNNNNNNNNNNNNNNNNNNNNNNNNNNNNNNNNNNNNNNNNNNNNNNNNNNNNNNNNNNNNNNNNNNNNNNNNNNNNNNNNNNNNNNNNNNNNNNNNNNNNNNNNNNNNNNNNNNNNNNNNNNNNNNNNNNNNNNNNNNNNNNNNNNNNNNNNNNNNNNNNNNNNNNNNNNNNNNNNNNNNNNNNNNNNNNNNNNNNNNNNNNNNNNNNNNNNNNNNNNNNNNNNNNNNNNNNNNNNNNNNNNNNNNNNNNNNNNNNNNNNNNNNNNNNNNNNNNNNNNNNNNNNNNNNNNNNNNNNNNNNNNNNNNNNNNNNNNNNNNNNNNNNNNNNNNNNNNNNNNNNNNNNNNNNNNNNNNNNNNNNNNNNNNNNNNNNNNNNNNNNNNNNNNNNNNNNNNNNNNNNNNNNNNNNNNNNNNNNNNNNNNNNNNNNNNNNNNNNNNNNNNNNNNNNNNNNNNNNNNNNNNNNNNNNNNNNNNNNNNNNNNNagataactcgaatgtggaatctaaaaacagaaacaattcctatcatagtaggtgccttaggtataataaaaaaatattcagacaaatacataacaaaaacaccaggacttacaaatatatataacatacagaaaattgcactactgggtactgcacacattctacgcaaaacactttcaatacagtaaacataagagcaccacagcaaaccacagcacatacccaaggcgcacagagctgcgctcggtagtgaagtgaaagtacgttataaaaataaaactactgaataataataataataataataataataacaatgataataaagtcttttttactataggcacgaggcttAAAATTACCCTGGGgttggggttagtcgattatatggaGTCCGAGTTTTGCACTGGTACCTATagtgatgaaagtcaaagtcgaatTTTAAACTCGGAAtattaaaatgaaggaaatgctGTAATACGAATGGCTGTATTACAGAAACGATAAAATGTTGAGCTAAATATTTATAAGCGTTTCATGTAATTGTTGCACATTTAGGCCGAGACATTTCTATGAGCAGAGGTTGTAGAGTGTCAAATgaattattgttaaaatatttatacacatctctCACCGGATGGAATTTAAATTAGATGCATGTCAAATTTGCTTTTAATGTTACCCTTTACAGACATACCATTTTTCTTCGATTTATTTCCTAGCATAGGAATATCGTTATGCCGCTACTCAGGAATTGATCCTTCCAGTTTCATATACATTTTCCAATGAAATTACGTAGTAACACTGTCACTTCCGATGAAGTATTCACATGGAAGCATATTGGAGATACGGCAAGCATTAGAACTGCTCTCATTAAACTAACAACACATACAATATTGCCGTTCTGACTTTATTTAATACAAAGTCAAAATACATTTATAACCGTAATGATTGAATGTCCATTACGACTGTGACTCTGTTGTGTGAATAATCCCTTTTCCTTAATCGTCTAACAAAATCTATATTATTTCTGAGGTTGCGCTAAATTTTCTcgattgctttttatattatttcccaGGCTGCGTTAAATTTTTTCGattactttttttcttcattgtcttAGGATCCATTAGCATCTGTCTTTGTACATGTCCTTTGAACCCTGCATGTGTGTTTTCTACCCAGTATGTTTATGAATTGTGAATAATTGAAAATggtaaatatatagttcttgtTGCCCTCATTATTTCCAAAACTTACTTTTCGTTGCAGTTTTTGCAATCTGCAATTTGATTTAccgttttcttttaaataaatagttattatAAATTCAGAGTATCTATTATAGTGTTTTACTGCTGTTTTGCGTTATTGGCTCGTTGATATAATTAATAGCATTGGTAAAGATTTTGACGTAATTAATAAGGTCTCCTCTATTTGTTGAGAGTTAATGATTTATCAGTGATTTTccttattttgttcatattgaaaTAGTCCTGATCATGTTTACATATAACGCATTGTAAAAAAGCCTATGGCTTTGTGTCAATATTAAGTATCTTCAGTCTTTTGGTCTACCTGATATTAATAGTATTGAGTCTACACCGAAAGCTGGTTCTTGTAATCATTTCTACAAATAACGTCAATTAATTCCACCTACGCCATCTTTTGAAAACCACAGTCACATTATTCATTATCGCAACCTGCAGTTTTTATGAAATCGAGCCACTACACAGGAAATGAAAGCAATTATTTCCTTCCGGGCTTTCCTTTAACTGAATTTAGACTTCTAGTTCAAGCTTCATACCATTGTTGTTTTCTGATTGATTACGTTGAAGAAATTCAAATTAAATCATGTCAACCATCACAATgatataactgaatatatttgCAATAACCTTTGTTACAATAAGAATTGATACTGCACATAATGCATTTCGGcactgatatatatttgtgtaatacaTAGTGGAGTAGGTATTGACGTAGCTCCAGGTGTTTCGAATATTGTATTCTGTTTCCTAAACATTGACActtgcctttgttgttgttattgcaggaGATAGCTTCTAAATTAATAAGAATTGCTTCAAGGAACACATTCAGATTTtattatagatttatgtatgaAAACATTGTGGTCAAAGAGGAAAATTTACTGACAAATACAGGACGATGCTTTCTACAGcatgatatattaatattcattatgTTCTTTGTGATAAATAAGACACTACAAATTGATATTGCAAATCAATTCAGGCTACTAAACAGTAATATACATTAATTGCTCAATGTCTCAAATAAATGCACTGTTCATAGAATTTGTTAAAATTTACCTACGATACACTGATACATTGTGGTGTTCAAATGTTTTACTAAATACAGATTCGTATTTTATCTGAAAATTCTCAGCAAATATAAAGAACAATGAAGCAATACTCAGAAATACAATGTAAAATAATTCGAACCAAGAAAACTTTGAGAAATGAGCGTAGGCATAACTGAGCATATTAAAATTTCGTTTTGCATTTAAGTAGATTCTGATTCAGTCATAAAAACATCAGTGCAACCTAAGCATTGCGAACTAAATTTGAGGGGAAGAAACTGTGTAAAAAGATGTCGGAAAGATCTACTTATGCGATAGCATTAATCCCTCAAAAGGTTCAAGACTCTCCCCTGCCAATTCTGTCTCGTTAACCGAGAATTTGGAACAAGCATCTGCACTGAGGTCAAGTTTCTTCTCTCGTCCGTCAATCCCTGAGGAGAGTCAATAactattctttcttctttcacgaaa
This DNA window, taken from Octopus bimaculoides isolate UCB-OBI-ISO-001 chromosome 9, ASM119413v2, whole genome shotgun sequence, encodes the following:
- the LOC106878079 gene encoding 5-hydroxytryptamine receptor 2C — translated: MEFHTTRDLFRIDPQTEDILPEDGGTLNLSFGQRPIPSFTHPDFTQSPCGDGLCFFNGTNGTNNGSLNTGNLDGTLNWWALAPAPFVIFGITGNLLVCLAIAKERRLQTVTNYFLFSLAVTDLLVSLIVMPFSILHEFRGYWSLSLGLCNFYVTSDVMMCTASIMHLCTISVDRYIGIRYPLKTRNKSKGTVAVKLLIVWSLSLVVSSPITVLGIVDEHNLIIERRCLVNNDYFIIYGSIIAFFIPLVIMVVTNVLTMQLLNEQARLCSQKKDEGCPMIRRVQGSRRLNRNPIVDKRFQTPKSNTTSNTTKTVPSTRKWAMDSNENRKLLAKNVSTAAPKVDKGPSEVQNQGDTSGFSANSSPASPRPSKFRYLIAKHNITSKAANRMLLRKDLSKENAVQTERKATKVLAVVFTIFVVSWAPFFTTNVMTVLCKWCHVDQFLFVAFVWLGYISSTLNPIIYTIFNRTFKATFIKLMVCDYSSFGRLNRTQSLKGIESSTYYHGFSSSERNHESLC